The Silvibacterium dinghuense DNA window CACACCGCGACACCCAGCCGGCCATTGCCGAGCGGAAGCGCCGCACGCGGCAGCAGGTTCGGCCTGTGCAGAATAATGTCTGAACGGCCAACGACACCGGGCACATCGACAGCAAATTCCTTGCCCGACCACGCCGTGGTTGCGGCAGAAAGCGAGGCAGAGGCAGACAGCGCAAGACAGGCAGCAACGAAACAGCGAGGAATCAATTTCACAGTGTCATCTTTCGTGATGGATTCAGGACAAAGCAGGAGTCCACAAAATCATACGCGCCACGCACTATCATGAAGGCATGACCGATACTGTGATCGATCCGGCGCTTCACGAGCGCGCGCGACGCATCAAGCTCTTCCTCATGGACGTCGACGGCACGCTTACCGATGGCGGTGTCTGCCTCATCGCTCACCCGGATGGCACCGGCCTCGCCGAAATGAAAGTCTTCAACTCCGCGGACGGCGCCGGTCTCAAACTCGCCCATATCATGGGCATCAAGACCGGCTTCATCACCGGCCGCAAATCTCCTGCCGTGCAACAAAGGGCCAAGGAGCTGCTCGTCAGTTACGTCTATCTCGGACAGGCCACCAAGACCCAGGCCTTCGAAGAGTGCATGGCAGATGCAGGCGTGACTGCGGATGAGGTCGCATACATGGGCGACGACCTGCCCGATCTCCCCGTCATGCAGCGCGTCGGCCTGGCTGTTGCAGTCTCGAACGCTGTTCCCGAGGTCAAGGCCGCAGCCCACTACATCACCGGACTTGGCGGCGGCAAAGGCTCAGCCCGCGAAGTTATCGAGCTTATCCTAAAGTCCCAGGGCCGCTGGGAAGAAGCCATCCCCAAAGCCCTCGCATAGTAACGAATCCGGGTGCCCCACCCATGACAGGCATTCGGTCATGGGTGGGTCTCCGAAGCGCTCAGATCGCAGCCAAAGGGAGCGGGTGCCGAAGGCGCATCGCTCGGCGCGAACCAGCCGAAGGCGGAGGGCCTGGACGGTCAGTCCCCGACCACCTCGACGCTCCCCAGTTCCACCTTCGATCCCGACTGCCGCAGCTTCTTCGCCGCATCATCCCAGCGCAACTCGGTAACGCTGTCCTTCCCTTTGAGATACGCCTCGGTCGTGCCGTCATCGTCGTAGAGCGTGAACGTCGCATCCGCGCCCGGATACACCTTCACTCCTGCAATGGCCTGCTTCTGCGCCGTGCTCAGGATCGGTGCGCCCAGCGGCAGAATCGAACCTGCGCGCACAAACAGCGGAATCGTATCGATCGGCGCCTGCACCGTCACCGTCTGCCCGCCGTGCAGTTTCTCGTTCGTCCAGTAGTTGTACCAGTCCGTGCCCGCAGGCAGATAGACCTCGCGGCTCGTCGCGCCCTGGTCGGTCACAGGAGCCACAAGAAATGCCGGTCCCAGCATGTACTCGTCCGTGATCTCGGCGGCCTTCGCATCCTTCGGGAAGTCCATAAACAGCGCCCGCATGGAAGGAGCGCCGGTTTGGTACACATGGTAAGCAGTGGAGTAGATATACGGCATCAGCGTGTAGCGCAGCTTCAGGTACTTCTCGAGAATCGGCTCTGCCTCATGCCCATACGACCATACCTCGTTGAAGTTCCTGCTGCCATGTGTGCGAAAGATGGGCAGAAACGTCGCGTACTCAAACCAGCGCGTGTAGAGTTCCGGATAATCGTCGTAACCGCCCACGTTGTCACGCGCATCCGATGGATCGAGCAGCGGCTTGTGCGCAGGATGATGCTCGCCTGGCAGATACTGCCAGCCTCCCGTGTCGTTGCTCCAGTTCGCAATGCCCGAGGCCGTCATATCGAGCCCTGTCGGCACCTGCCGCTTCAGCGTGTCCCACGTCGGAAAAATATCCGACGACCACACGATTACGCCGTTCTTCTGGATGCCCGTGAACGCGTCGCGCGAAAGAATCAGAGGCCGTTCATTCGTGTCGCGGCGGAAGCCGTCCGCGATCGCTGCGGTGTGAAACAGCGGATACGGATTGTAGAATTCCGTGCCCGGCCCGATGAAGAAGTAGCTGCCCTGCGGCGGAAGATCCGGCTCCGTCTCATCGGCCCAGATCGAGCTGAATCCCTTGCTCAGGATGTTGTCCTTGATCGCGTTCCAGTACCACTTCGCCGCAGCCGGATTCGTCGTATCGATATCCGAGCCCGCCTTGTCATAGGGCAGCCCATCGGTCGGCGTGCCGTCCGCCTTGTGCTCGAACCATCCGTTCTTCAGCAGCAGAGGATAGTAGCGTGAATCGGGCACATAGCGCGGCCACACGCTGATCATCGTCGAGATGCCCATCGCGTGCAGCTCGTCGTTCATCGCCTTCGGGTCCGGCCACAGTGTCGGATCGAAGTCCATCTGCCCCATCTTCGTGTAGTAGAACCAGTCCACGACGATGGTATCGAGCGGCAGCCCGCGGTCGCGATAACCCTTCGCCACGGCCATCACCTCGGCCTGCGAGCGATAGCGCTGCTTGCACTGGATATACCCATACGCCGACTTCGGCAGCAGCGGCGTCGCGCCGGTCAGCAGGCGGTAGCCCTCGTAAATCTCGTCCGTCGTCTTACCCGCAATCACGAAGAAGCTCACGCGGTCGCCCACCTGCGACATCCACCGTGTCTGCTCGTTGAAGCCAGGCATGATCGTCGTCTGCGACGGGTTGTCCCACAGGATGCCATAGCCCTTATTGGTAACCAGGAACGGCACACAAGAGCTCGGCCCCGCCGGCGCGTTGTAGTCCTGCCAGCAGCGGACAACATGGCCGCGATGATCGAGGAAGCCCTCCTGGTTCTCACCCAGCCCGTAATAGTGCTCGTCTTCGGGCGAGACAAAGCTCGCGCCCACCGCAAAGAACGGATCGTCCGTCGGCCGCCGCTGGTTCAGAATCTCGGCATTGCCATCCTTCGGATTCGGCACCGATTGCTGCCAGCCCTGCATATGCGTCAACTCGCGGCCATCCGCCGTGCGGAAATCGATGTCCGCGCCCGGCGTCGAGCCGCCGAAGAACTTTCCGATATCGATCTGCGTCTGCACCGGCTTCCAGGGATGATCGCCGGCCAGCGTCACCGTCATGCGCTGCGAAGCATACACCGTG harbors:
- a CDS encoding KdsC family phosphatase: MTDTVIDPALHERARRIKLFLMDVDGTLTDGGVCLIAHPDGTGLAEMKVFNSADGAGLKLAHIMGIKTGFITGRKSPAVQQRAKELLVSYVYLGQATKTQAFEECMADAGVTADEVAYMGDDLPDLPVMQRVGLAVAVSNAVPEVKAAAHYITGLGGGKGSAREVIELILKSQGRWEEAIPKALA
- a CDS encoding TIM-barrel domain-containing protein, whose amino-acid sequence is MKRFVFSAALSVLLPVSFAAAQSPATHDRVVVTKGNSTIVFEPYAPNIVRVTLSLLKDKAEAAPGYGITAKPDDADWKIEHRDGNTVYASQRMTVTLAGDHPWKPVQTQIDIGKFFGGSTPGADIDFRTADGRELTHMQGWQQSVPNPKDGNAEILNQRRPTDDPFFAVGASFVSPEDEHYYGLGENQEGFLDHRGHVVRCWQDYNAPAGPSSCVPFLVTNKGYGILWDNPSQTTIMPGFNEQTRWMSQVGDRVSFFVIAGKTTDEIYEGYRLLTGATPLLPKSAYGYIQCKQRYRSQAEVMAVAKGYRDRGLPLDTIVVDWFYYTKMGQMDFDPTLWPDPKAMNDELHAMGISTMISVWPRYVPDSRYYPLLLKNGWFEHKADGTPTDGLPYDKAGSDIDTTNPAAAKWYWNAIKDNILSKGFSSIWADETEPDLPPQGSYFFIGPGTEFYNPYPLFHTAAIADGFRRDTNERPLILSRDAFTGIQKNGVIVWSSDIFPTWDTLKRQVPTGLDMTASGIANWSNDTGGWQYLPGEHHPAHKPLLDPSDARDNVGGYDDYPELYTRWFEYATFLPIFRTHGSRNFNEVWSYGHEAEPILEKYLKLRYTLMPYIYSTAYHVYQTGAPSMRALFMDFPKDAKAAEITDEYMLGPAFLVAPVTDQGATSREVYLPAGTDWYNYWTNEKLHGGQTVTVQAPIDTIPLFVRAGSILPLGAPILSTAQKQAIAGVKVYPGADATFTLYDDDGTTEAYLKGKDSVTELRWDDAAKKLRQSGSKVELGSVEVVGD